In Triticum aestivum cultivar Chinese Spring chromosome 5B, IWGSC CS RefSeq v2.1, whole genome shotgun sequence, the following proteins share a genomic window:
- the LOC123111997 gene encoding uncharacterized protein isoform X2 has product MPAVRSFSAEVFKGVHDIISPSLVQLAVFGKEDDEPVQLGTGLVLACTREYIGVITTIGCDPAEGYTVAARFGDQNDLDAKVVMRSGPLYGLIILGSDLKAKPCLAPRFYDGETLSSGPVFAVGCQGFYKDIIIVSGLIGVNVCKKWVEGRKLSTLVHTCQIGDGLIGAPVLNRGGEVVGINVARTRQTSQINYAVKMEEFRNMLAELVGTEYKPETGLARLLTLFNEKISEFGSTTGKHGVKRNQNSTASP; this is encoded by the exons ATGCCAGCG GTTAGAAGTTTCAGTGCTGAGGTTTTTAAAGGCGTACACGATATTATATCACCCTCGCTTGTTCAGTTAGCAGTTTTTGGCAAGGAAGATGATGAACCAGTGCAACTTGGTACAGGTCTTGTCTTAGCTTGCACACGCGAGTATATTGGAGTAATTACAACTATTGGCTGTGATCCGGCGGAAGGATATACTGTCGCTGCAAGATTTGGTGACCAAAATGATTTGGACGCCAAAGTTGTAATGAGAAGTGGACCACTGTATGGTTTGATCATATTGGGTTCTGATCTTAAGGCTAAACCATGCCTCGCTCCACGTTTCTATGATGGAGAAACTTTGAGTTCTGGGCCGGTGTTTGCTGTTGGGTGTCAGGGTTTCTACAAGGATATTATTATAGTTTCTGGATTGATTGG TGTTAATGTCTGTAAAAAGTGGGTGGAAGGAAGAAAACTATCGACACTTGTCCACACATGTCAGATTGGAGATGGGTTAATTGGAGCCCCAGTTCTTAATCGAGGTGGCGAGGTTGTTGGGATCAATGTTGCTCGCACACGTCAGACATCGCAAATTAATTATGCAGTGAAGATGGAAGAGTTCAGAAACATGCTGGCAGAGTTAGTTGGCACCGAATACAAG CCGGAGACTGGACTTGCAAGACTTCTGACATTATTCAATGAGAAAATATCTGAATTTGGATCAACAACGGGAAAGCATGGTGTGAAAAGAAA
- the LOC123111997 gene encoding uncharacterized protein isoform X1 yields MPAVRSFSAEVFKGVHDIISPSLVQLAVFGKEDDEPVQLGTGLVLACTREYIGVITTIGCDPAEGYTVAARFGDQNDLDAKVVMRSGPLYGLIILGSDLKAKPCLAPRFYDGETLSSGPVFAVGCQGFYKDIIIVSGLIGVNVCKKWVEGRKLSTLVHTCQIGDGLIGAPVLNRGGEVVGINVARTRQTSQINYAVKMEEFRNMLAELVGTEYKPETGLARLLTLFNEKISEFGSTTGKHGVKRKLEHTSRQ; encoded by the exons ATGCCAGCG GTTAGAAGTTTCAGTGCTGAGGTTTTTAAAGGCGTACACGATATTATATCACCCTCGCTTGTTCAGTTAGCAGTTTTTGGCAAGGAAGATGATGAACCAGTGCAACTTGGTACAGGTCTTGTCTTAGCTTGCACACGCGAGTATATTGGAGTAATTACAACTATTGGCTGTGATCCGGCGGAAGGATATACTGTCGCTGCAAGATTTGGTGACCAAAATGATTTGGACGCCAAAGTTGTAATGAGAAGTGGACCACTGTATGGTTTGATCATATTGGGTTCTGATCTTAAGGCTAAACCATGCCTCGCTCCACGTTTCTATGATGGAGAAACTTTGAGTTCTGGGCCGGTGTTTGCTGTTGGGTGTCAGGGTTTCTACAAGGATATTATTATAGTTTCTGGATTGATTGG TGTTAATGTCTGTAAAAAGTGGGTGGAAGGAAGAAAACTATCGACACTTGTCCACACATGTCAGATTGGAGATGGGTTAATTGGAGCCCCAGTTCTTAATCGAGGTGGCGAGGTTGTTGGGATCAATGTTGCTCGCACACGTCAGACATCGCAAATTAATTATGCAGTGAAGATGGAAGAGTTCAGAAACATGCTGGCAGAGTTAGTTGGCACCGAATACAAG CCGGAGACTGGACTTGCAAGACTTCTGACATTATTCAATGAGAAAATATCTGAATTTGGATCAACAACGGGAAAGCATGGTGTGAAAAGAAA